In one window of Streptomyces griseus subsp. griseus DNA:
- a CDS encoding Bax inhibitor-1/YccA family membrane protein, translating into MRSSNPVFSRRGFSRDNGHAGFNAAPQAGAAATAGNPFAQGTAANPYATNPYAQQGTQPGAPARTDAMTIDDVVTRTAMTLGLVVVAAAIAWWVMPVDQANLGTAYGVAIGAAIIGFVLSLVNSFKRRPSPPLILLYAAFEGVFLGIVSNIVSVYVAPGAAMQAVLGTMAVFAGVLIAYRTGLIRVTRRFYGFVMAAAIGFMLLMMVNMLFAVFGGGDGLGFRSGTLGIIFGIVAIVIGACILALNFKQVEDGIAYGAPREEAWLAAFGLTVTLVWIYIEMLRLVAILQGDD; encoded by the coding sequence ATGAGGAGCAGCAACCCGGTCTTCTCGCGACGGGGGTTCAGCCGCGACAACGGCCACGCGGGCTTCAACGCGGCGCCGCAGGCCGGGGCCGCCGCGACGGCCGGCAACCCGTTCGCGCAGGGCACCGCCGCAAACCCGTACGCCACCAACCCTTACGCACAGCAGGGCACCCAGCCCGGCGCCCCGGCGCGCACCGACGCGATGACCATCGACGACGTGGTGACGCGTACGGCGATGACGCTCGGACTGGTCGTCGTGGCCGCCGCCATCGCCTGGTGGGTCATGCCGGTCGACCAGGCGAACCTGGGCACCGCCTACGGCGTCGCCATCGGTGCCGCGATCATCGGCTTCGTGCTGTCGCTGGTGAACTCGTTCAAGCGTCGGCCCTCGCCGCCGCTGATCCTGTTGTACGCCGCCTTCGAGGGTGTCTTCCTCGGCATCGTCAGCAACATCGTCAGCGTCTACGTCGCCCCCGGCGCCGCGATGCAGGCGGTGCTCGGCACGATGGCGGTCTTCGCCGGTGTGCTGATCGCCTACCGCACCGGTCTGATCCGGGTCACGCGCCGTTTCTACGGCTTCGTGATGGCCGCCGCCATCGGCTTCATGCTGCTGATGATGGTCAACATGCTGTTCGCCGTCTTCGGCGGCGGTGACGGCCTCGGCTTCCGCAGCGGCACGCTCGGCATCATCTTCGGCATCGTGGCCATCGTGATCGGCGCGTGCATCCTCGCCCTCAACTTCAAGCAGGTCGAGGACGGCATCGCCTACGGCGCCCCGCGCGAGGAGGCATGGCTGGCCGCCTTCGGCCTCACCGTGACCCTGGTGTGGATCTACATCGAGATGCTGCGGCTGGTCGCCATCCTCCAGGGTGACGACTGA
- a CDS encoding ABC transporter ATP-binding protein translates to MTTTPTVHRATAVAARATELSKVYGEGETQVVALDRVTVDFPQGEFTAIMGPSGSGKSTLMHCVAGLDSFSSGSVRIGDTELSTLKDKQLTQLRRDKIGFIFQAFNLLPTLTALENITLPMDIAGRKPDAAWLQKVIDMVGLSERLKHRPTELSGGQQQRVAVARALASQPDIIFGDEPTGNLDSRSGAEVLGFLRNSVRELGQTVVMVTHDPVAASYADRVIFLADGAVVDQMMRPTADGVLDRMKAFDAKGRKS, encoded by the coding sequence GTGACCACCACCCCCACCGTTCACCGCGCCACCGCGGTGGCCGCCCGCGCCACGGAGCTGTCGAAGGTCTACGGCGAGGGCGAGACACAGGTCGTCGCCCTGGACCGGGTGACCGTGGACTTCCCGCAGGGCGAGTTCACCGCGATCATGGGCCCCTCGGGTTCGGGCAAGTCGACGCTGATGCACTGCGTCGCCGGTCTCGACAGCTTCAGCAGCGGTTCGGTGCGCATCGGCGACACCGAGCTGTCGACGCTGAAGGACAAGCAGCTCACCCAGTTGCGCCGGGACAAGATCGGCTTCATCTTCCAGGCCTTCAACCTGCTGCCGACGCTCACCGCGCTGGAGAACATCACCCTGCCGATGGACATCGCGGGCCGGAAGCCCGACGCCGCGTGGCTCCAGAAGGTCATCGACATGGTGGGGCTCTCGGAGCGGCTGAAGCACCGGCCCACCGAGCTCTCCGGCGGCCAGCAGCAGCGTGTCGCCGTGGCCCGCGCCCTGGCCTCGCAGCCCGACATCATCTTCGGTGACGAGCCGACCGGGAACCTGGACTCCCGCTCCGGCGCCGAGGTCCTGGGCTTCCTGCGCAACTCGGTGCGCGAGCTGGGCCAGACCGTGGTGATGGTGACCCACGACCCGGTGGCCGCCTCCTACGCGGACCGGGTGATCTTCCTCGCGGACGGTGCCGTCGTCGACCAGATGATGCGCCCGACCGCCGACGGGGTCCTCGACCGGATGAAGGCGTTCGACGCGAAGGGCCGCAAGAGCTGA